The following proteins are co-located in the Solanum pennellii chromosome 1, SPENNV200 genome:
- the LOC107015064 gene encoding probable membrane-associated kinase regulator 6: MENSQPPLATESFSYSWLLNRKPSIDGLTESPRPSYSDDDHDNDDEEEDMKFIAYSKRFLEEAQNFNFDVHPVSESVHADEIFSHGHIMPRYLDKSKIESFREALNNFNIISSVPSSSSTHPTPRVPDSTTSTQADFLEKWRRFSRRVLVKWFGFIRPISKRISSSRKSTAKVDDLQRKVSEIQSCKTTDSPPHRIMKSHSVVDWAGNRNDQTSRVKTLRKVKSWSSIKSPQAAYNSPIKSPSYDHSTAVSDAILHCKRSFGMLTEPDINLDDHFDNKNHY; encoded by the coding sequence ATGGAAAATTCCCAACCACCTCTTGCCACAGAGAGTTTTTCATATAGCTGGTTGTTGAACAGAAAACCTTCCATTGATGGCCTAACAGAATCTCCTAGACCTTCTTATAGTGATGATGatcatgataatgatgatgaagaagaagatatgaaGTTTATCGCTTACTCGAAAAGATTCCTAGAAGAAgctcaaaacttcaattttgaTGTTCATCCTGTTTCTGAATCTGTCCACGCTGATGAAATCTTCTCTCATGGACACATCATGCCTCGATATCTTGATAAAtcaaagattgaatcttttCGCGAAGCCTTAaacaatttcaatataatttcatcagTACCTTCAAGTAGTAGTACTCATCCCACACCACGAGTTCCAGATTCTACAACCAGTACTCAAGCTGATTTTCTTGAGAAATGGAGGAGATTTTCGCGCAGAGTGTTGGTTAAATGGTTTGGATTCATCAGGCCAATTTCCAAAAGGatatcaagttcaagaaaaagTACAGCAAAAGTCGATGATCTTCAAAGAAAAGTAAGTGAAATTCAAAGCTGCAAAACTACTGATTCTCCTCCTCATCGAATAATGAAATCTCATTCTGTTGTTGATTGGGCTGGAAATCGTAACGATCAAACAAGTAGAGTTAAGACATTGAGAAAGGTGAAAAGCTGGAGCAGTATTAAGTCACCACAGGCTGCTTATAATTCCCCTATAAAAAGTCCATCCTATGATCATTCTACCGCGGTTTCTGATGCAATTCTTCATTGTAAAAGATCATTTGGTATGTTAACAGAGCCTGATATCAATCTTGATGATCATTTTGACAACAAGAACCATTACTAG
- the LOC114075641 gene encoding acidic endochitinase-like, with the protein MEVQPNRSLALFSIVILVLAASCDAGGIAIYWGQNGGEGTLAETCATKNYDFVNIAFLPTFGNGQQPMIDLSGHCNPNVGECTKLSTDIKSCQAKGIKVILSIGGGAGSYYLSSADDAREVATYLWNNFLGGQSTTRPLGDAVLDGIDFDIEGGTNLYWDVLAKSLSAYSSMGKKVYLTAAPQCPFPDAWIGNALKTGLFDYVWVQFYNNPPCQYSSSDINNLEAAWEQWTADIPATNIFLGLPAAPAAAGSGFIPANDLISQVLPSIKNSTKYGGVMLWSKYYDDQTNYSSSIKSDV; encoded by the coding sequence ATGGAAGTCCAACCCAATAGATCACTTGCATTATTCTCCATAGTGATTCTAGTACTAGCAGCTTCTTGTGATGCTGGTGGAATTGCTATTTACTGGGGTCAGAATGGAGGTGAAGGAACTCTGGCGGAAACCTGTGCCACAAAGAACTATGACTTTGTGAATATAGCTTTTTTGCCAACCTTTGGAAATGGTCAACAACCAATGATAGATCTATCTGGTCATTGTAATCCAAATGTTGGCGAGTGTACCAAATTAAGCACAGATATAAAATCCTGCCAAGCCAAAGGAATTAAAGTGATTCTGTCAATTGGAGGCGGTGCTGGGAGCTACTATCTTTCTTCTGCTGATGATGCTAGGGAAGTTGCCACTTATCTTTGGAACAACTTCTTGGGGGGACAATCGACAACACGTCCACTTGGTGATGCTGTTTTAGATGGAATAGACTTTGATATTGAAGGAGGAACCAATCTCTACTGGGATGTTCTTGCCAAGTCTCTTTCTGCGTATAGCAGTATGGGCAAGAAAGTTTACTTAACAGCAGCACCTCAATGCCCATTCCCTGATGCTTGGATCGGAAACGCCTTAAAAACAGGCCTTTTCGACTATGTTTGGGTTCAATTCTATAACAACCCTCCTTGTCAATACAGTTCTAGTGATATTAACAATCTTGAAGCTGCATGGGAACAGTGGACAGCAGATATCCCTGCAACAAATATTTTCCTTGGATTGCCAGCAGCTCCTGCAGCCGCGGGAAGCGGATTCATCCCTGCTAATGATCTCATTTCTCAAGTTCTTCCATCAATAAAAAACTCTACCAAGTATGGTGGTGTGATGCTGTGGTCAAAATACTATGATGATCAGACCAATTATAGTTCTTCAATCAAGAGTGATGTCTGA
- the LOC107025140 gene encoding uncharacterized protein LOC107025140 has product MATFLPSLEVSSFPAGRLPMRISSYLNPRNAQKLTVSRCGTRGARVRVYSYVKDLEEFPSLNSENNLGFYAQVSAHVQTSTSSTEVNEEEEEEKRNYYLNTGYAIRTIREEFPSLFYKELSFDIYRDDIVFKDPINTFTGIDNYKSIFWALRFHGRMLFRTLWIDIVSVWQPVENMIIVRWTVHGIPRVPWESHGRFDGTSEYKLDKDGKIYEHRVHNIALNAPPKFHVLAVQELIEYIGGASTPKPTFFEISYPTSRNIAPVMKLSWLRRHLGSILASIKRNEEKQSDHQT; this is encoded by the exons ATGGCCACTTTTCTACCATCGCTGGAAGTTTCATCATTCCCCGCCGGTCGCCTCCCCATGAGGATTTCTTCTTACTTAAACCCTAGAAATGCTCAGAAGCTCACTGTTTCTAGGTGTGGAACTAGGGGtgctagggttagggtttattcATACGTGAAGGATTTGGAGGAGTTTCCGTCTTTGAATTCAGAGAATAATTTGGGGTTTTACGCACAGGTCTCTGCGCATGTGCAGACTAGCACGTCGTCGACGGAAGTGAACgaggaagaggaggaggagaagcGGAATTACTATCTTAATACGGGTTATGCTATTCGGACTATTCGAGAGGAGTTTCCTTCCCTCTTCTATAAGGAGCTAAGCTTTGATATATACAG GGATGATATTGTCTTCAAAGATCCAATCAACACATTTACTGGCATTGATAATTATAAATCAATCTTCTGGGCGCTACGATTCCATGGCAGGATGTTATTTAGGACCTTGTGGATTGACATTGTTAGTGTTTGGCAGCCAGTGGAAAATATGATAATAGTTCGGTGGACTGTTCATGGCATTCCGCGTGTTCCATGGGAGAGCCACGGTCGGTTTGATGGTACTTCAGAGTATAAGCTTGATAAAGATGGGAAGATTTATGAGCACCGGGTTCACAACATTGCCCTGAATGCACCTCCAAAATTCCATGTACTTGCTGTGCAGGAGTTAATTGAATACATTGGCGGTGCCTCAACACCAAAGCCTACTTTCTTTGAAATCTCTTACCCTACCTCGAGAAACATTGCTCCAGTAATGAAATTATCATGGCTGAGGCGGCACCTGGGCTCAATTCTAGCCTCCATAAAGAGAAATGAGGAGAAACAATCAGACCACCAAACATAG
- the LOC107008455 gene encoding protein ABIL1, whose amino-acid sequence MEVEQLKFGNSPAMTFDEVSMERSKSFVKALQELKNLRPQLYSAAEYCEKSYLQNEQKQMVLDNLKDYAVRALVNAVDHLGTVAYKLTDLLEQQTLDVTTMELKVTCLDQRLLTCKTYTEKEGLRQQQLLAIIPRHHKHYILPNSAGKKVHFSPQVKMDSRQHLQARPRLYPSGTPAAKTLSWHLATETKSTLKGNSRTFMSPEEAKVSEKASAAFNLLDEENTRKKSYVARPPSPNVGPASSLAMQTLGVTRQGTLEGSKPLTPFRSFDNPRRDIIRAPNRSKSMLSAFFVKHKTTKLKTSAVS is encoded by the exons ATGGAAGTAGAACAATTGAAGTTTGGAAATTCTCCGGCGATGACGTTTGATGAAGTGTCAATGGAGCGAAGCAAGAGTTTCGTTAAGGCATTACAG GAGCTCAAGAACTTGAGGCCGCAACTCTATTCTGCTGCAGAATATTGTGAAAAGTCTTATCTTCAAAACGAGCAGAAACAAAT GGTTCTTGATAACCTGAAAGACTATGCTGTAAGAGCTCTTGTCAATGCTGTCGACCACCTGGGAACTGTTGCTTATAAGTTAACCGATTTGCTTGAGCAACAAACATTGGATGTCACAACCATGGAGCTAAAGGTCACTTGTCTTGATCAG CGACTTCTGACATGCAAAACATACACTGAGAAAGAAGGCCTCAGGCAGCAACAGCTATTAGCCATCATCCCAAGGCATCACAAGCATTATATTTTGCCAA ATTCTGCTGGAAAGAAGGTGCACTTCAGCCCTCAAGTTAAGATGGATTCAAGGCAACATTTACAAGCAAGACCCCGCCTTTATCCTTCAG GTACTCCTGCTGCAAAAACTCTCTCATGGCATCTGGCAACAGAAACCAAATCGACATTGAAAGGGAATTCACGTACTTTTATGAG TCCTGAGGAAGCAAAAGTTTCTGAAAAAGCATCTGCCGCGTTCAACTTGTTAG ATGAAGAGAATACCCGGAAGAAATCATATGTAGCCCGTCCTCCGTCACCCAATGTTGGTCCTGCATCAAGTCTCGCTATGCAAACATTGGGGGTCACACGGCAG GGTACCCTGGAGGGTAGCAAACCTCTAACACCATTCAGATCATTTGATAATCCAAGGCGGGATATTATCCGTGCACCTAATCGTAGCAAGAGTATGCTCTCGGCTTTCTTTGTCAAGCATAAGACAACTAAGTTGAAGACCAGTGCTGTGTCGTAA
- the LOC107010687 gene encoding UDP-D-xylose:L-fucose alpha-1,3-D-xylosyltransferase MGP4, which produces MSSASLHQRPLHNPLNDPNPLSPPSSQTSQKSTSFLQSRTTLLLLLSLLVILGVFYPYIEFPQNGFLSYASKSSPFESKWRDYSLSKAAAFVAKNNTLIVCIVSEAYLPFLNNWLISIVRQKHHDKVLVIAEDYATLFKVNERWPGHAVIIPPVLESQAAHKFGSQGFFNFTSRRPRHLLQILELGYNVMYNDVDMVWLADPFPYLEGQHDIYFMDDMAAVKPLNHSHGLPPPGKKGRPYICSCMIYARPTNGAKLIMKKWIEEMQIQPWSRAKKSNDQPAFNWALNKTVEQVDMYLLPQSGFPTGGLYFRNKTWVKETKGMHVIIHNNYIVGFEKKTKRFRDYGLWLVDEFSSESPLGRLD; this is translated from the exons ATGTCATCAGCGTCTTTACATCAAAGACCTCTTCACAATCCTCTCAATGACCCAAATCCATTATCCCCACCATCTTCTCAAACTTCCCAAAAATCCACTTCATTTCTTCAAAGTCGCACTACCCTTTTGCTCCTTCTTTCTCTTTTAGTCATTCTCGGAGTTTTCTATCCATATATTGAATTTCCTCAAAATGGGTTTCTCTCCTACGCCTCAAAGTCTAGTCCTTTTGAATCCAAGTGGCGTGACTATTCCTTGTCTAAAGCTGCAGCCTTTGTGGCAAAAAATAATACCCTTATAGTCTGTATTGTCAGTGAAGCTTACCTACCCTTCTTGAATAACTGGTTGATTAGTATTGTGAGGCAGAAACATCATGACAAAGTGCTTGTCATTGCTGAGGACTATGCTACTTTGTTTAAGGTTAATGAAAGGTGGCCTGGTCATGCTGTGATCATTCCTCCAGTTTTGGAATCCCAGGCTGCTCATAAGTTTGGATCTCAG ggatttttcaattttaccTCCAGAAGGCCTCGGCATCTTCTGCAAATTTTGGAGCTTGGTTATAATGTCATGTACAACGATGTTGATATGGTTTGGTTAGCGGATCCATTTCCATATTTGGAAGGACAGCATGATATATACTTCATGGATGACATGGCTGCG GTAAAACCTCTGAATCACTCTCATGGTTTGCCACCTCCAGGGAAGAAGGGCCGGCCTTACATCTGTAGCTGCATGATCTATGCGCGACCCACTAATGGAGCAAAACTCATTATGAAAAAGTGGATTGAGGAAATGCAGATTCAACCATGGTCCAGAGCAAAGAAATCTAATGACCAACCTGCTTTCAACTGGGCATTGAACAAAACTGTTGAACAG GTTGACATGTATCTGCTTCCGCAGTCAGGATTCCCAACAGGTGGTCTATACTTTAGAAACAAGACCTGGGTGAAGGAAACCAAGGGAATGCATGTTATTATTCATAATAACTATATTGTTGGTTTTGAGAAGAAGACAAAACGTTTCCGTGATTATGGTCTCTGGTTGGTGGATGAGTTTAGCTCTGAATCCCCGCTAGGCAGATTAGACTAG
- the LOC107006478 gene encoding uncharacterized protein LOC107006478 has protein sequence MGSLENGVSLKKDQNLLRSSSATGRNAFGQRQVRSRFARFLFVKKINYLQWICTVAVFFFFVVLFQMLLPGSVMEKSGNLTLDSEVGYGDLALLKELGGLDFGEDIKFEPLKLLAKFRDEAVEANGTVASRIVVRFGYRKPKLALVFANLLVDPYQIMMVNVAAALREIGYEIEVLSLEDGPVRSIWKDIGVPVIIMNTDGHTKISLDWLNYDGLLVNSLEAVNVLSCVMQEPFKNVPLVWTINELTLASRLKQFISSGQNDFVDNWRKVFSRANVVVFPNYILPIGYSVCDAGNYFVIPGSPKEAWEVDTFMAVSNDNLRAKMDYAPEDFVIVVVGSQLLYKGLWLEQALVLQALLPVFPELMNDGNSNSHFKIVVLTEGSNTNYSVAVEAIARNLRYPEGMVKHIAPAEDTERTLSVADLVIYASFREEPSFPNTLLKAMYLGKPIVAPDLPMIKKYVDDRVNGYLFPKENVNVIAQIMLQVVSNGELSLLARKAASVGQRTARNLMVSESVEGYAQLLENILRFPSEVAYPKAVTEIPEKPKAEWQWQLFEAIETKYSQNNRLKTSKYLNEFERQWNPTQREDSTAVMEKNEEFLYSIWEDHRSTEIANVRKRREDEELKGRTDQPRGTWEEVYRSAKRADRSRNDLHERDEGELERTGQPLCIYEPYFGEGTWPFLHSTSLYRGLGLSSKGRRPGHDDIDAPSRLSLLNNPYYRDVLGEYGAFFAVANRIDRIHKNTWIGFQSWRATARQQSLSKAAEKSLLDAIEARRHGDTLYFWARMDVDPRNPLKQDFWSFCDALNAGNCQFAFSEALKKMYGLKQNLSSLPPMPVDGTWSVMHSWVLPTKSFVEFVMFSRMFVDALDSQFYEDHHRSGRCYLSLTEDKHCYSRVIEMLVNVWAYHSARRMMYVDPQTGLMEEQHKLKNRKGKMWVKWFQFNTLKNMDEELAEEADSDRPKRSWLWPSTGEVFWQGIYEKERNLKNKEKEKRRQQSKDKIKRIKNRTHQKALGKYVKPPPEDLEKSNTTTTTTATARLMR, from the exons ATGGGGTCTCTTGAAAATGGGGTTTCTTTGAAGAAAGATCAGAACTTGCTGCGTTCTTCATCAGCAACTGGGAGGAATGCATTTGGTCAAAGACAAGTCAGATCGAGATTTGCAAGAttcttgtttgttaagaagataAATTATTTACAATGGATTTGTACTGTGGctgtgttctttttctttgttgtgCTCTTCCAGATGCTCTTGCCTGGTTCTGTGATGGAAAAATCTGGGAATTTAACTCTAGATAGTGAAGTGGGGTATGGGGATTTGGCTTTATTGAAAGAGTTAGGGGGTTTGGATTTTGGAGAAGATATCAAGTTTGAACCTTTGAAGCTTCTAGCTAAGTTTCGTGATGAGGCTGTGGAGGCCAATGGAACTGTTGCTTCAAGGATTGTTGTTAGATTTGGTTATAGAAAACCTAAGCTGGCTTTG GTATTTGCAAATTTGTTGGTTGATCCATATCAAATAATGATGGTTAACGTTGCAGCTGCATTACGGGAGATCGGCTATGAAATTGAG GTGCTCTCACTTGAAGATGGTCCAGTGAGGTCCATTTGGAAAGATATAGGAGTTCCAGTCATAATCATGAACACCGATGGGCATACAAAGATCTCCTTAGATTGGCTAAA CTATGATGGCCTACTTGTGAACTCTCTTGAAGCTGTCAATGTCTTGTCTTG TGTAATGCAGGAGCCTTTCAAGAATGTACCTCTGGTATGGACTATTAATGAACTTACACTTGCTTCTCGGTTGAAGCAATTTATTTCAAGTGGGCAGAATGATTTTGTGGACAACTGGAGAAAAGTCTTCAGTCGTGCCAATGTTGTGGTCTTCCCAAACTACATCCTTCCG ATAGGTTATTCAGTGTGTGATGCTGGAAACTACTTTGTCATTCCGGGTTCTCCTAAAGAAGCGTGGGAAGTTGATACCTTCATGGCTGTATCCAATGATAATTTACGAGCCAAGATGGACTATGCACCTGAAGATTTTGTTATTGTGGTTGTGGGGAGTCAGCTTTTATATAAAGGCCTCTGGCTAGAACAAGCCCTTGTTTTACAAGCCTTATTACCTGTTTTTCCTGAATTAATGAATGATGGCAATTCGAATTCCCATTTCAAGATTGTTGTACTGACAGAGGGTTCAAATACCAACTACAGTGTAGCTGTGGAG GCTATTGCACGGAACCTGAGATATCCCGAGGGAATGGTGAAGCACATTGCTCCTGCCGAAGATACAGAGAGAACTTTGAGTGTGGCTGACCTTGTTATATATGCATCTTTCCGTGAGGAGCCATCTTTTCCAAACACTTTGCTTAAGGCTATGTACTTGGGGAAACCTATAGTAGCTCCAGATCTACCaatgataaagaaatat GTCGATGACAGAGTGAACGGCTACCTTTTTCCCAAAGAAAATGTCAACGTTATAGCACAGATCATGTTGCAAGTAGTATCAAATGGTGAACTGTCACTTTTAGCCCGCAAGGCTGCTTCAGTTGGACAACGTACTGCAAGGAACCTTATGGTTTCAGAAAGTGTGGAAGGGTATGCTCAGTTATTGGAGAACATACTCCGATTTCCATCCGAAGTTGCATATCCCAAGGCTGTCACTGAAATTCCTGAAAAACCAAAAGCAGAATGGCAATGGCAACTTTTTGAAGCAATCGAGACAAAATATTCTCAGAACAACCGTTTGAAGACctcaaaatatttgaatgaGTTTGAAAGGCAATGGAATCCGACCCAAAGAGAGGATTCTACAGCTGTGATGGAAAAGAATGAGGAGTTTTTGTACAGCATTTGGGAGGATCACAGAAGTACTGAGATAGCTAATGTGAGAAAGCGAAGAGAAGACGAGGAG TTGAAGGGCAGAACTGATCAACCTCGGGGAACATGGGAGGAAGTATATAGAAGTGCCAAAAGAGCTGATCGGTCTAGGAACGATTTGCACGAAAGGGATGAAGGGGAACTTGAAAGAACTGGTCAACCATTGTGCATTTATGAGCCTTATTTTGGAGAAGGGACCTGGCCCTTCTTGCATAGTACATCACTTTATCGTGGCCTTGGACTT TCCAGCAAAGGGCGACGACCCGGTCATGATGATATTGATGCTCCTTCTCGGCTTTCACTTCTTAATAACCCTTACTATAGAGACGTTCTTGGTGAATATGGAGCTTTTTTCGCTGTTGCTAACAGGATTGATAGGATACACAAAAATACCTGGATAGGGTTTCAATCTTGGAGAGCTACAGCAAGACAG CAATCATTGTCCAAGGCTGCTGAAAAGTCACTACTTGATGCTATTGAAGCGCGAAGGCATGGTGACACACTCTATTTCTGGGCTCGTATGGATGTGGATCCAAGGAACCCACTGAAACAAGATTTCTGGTCATTTTGTGATGCTCTTAATGCTGGAAATTGCCA GTTTGCTTTCTCTGAGGCCCTCAAAAAAATGTATGGGTTAAAGCAGAATTTGAGCTCTCTTCCTCCCATGCCTGTGGATGGCACATGGTCTGTCATGCACAGTTGGGTTTTGCCTACCAAGTCCTTTGTAGAATTTGTAATGTTTTCAAG GATGTTTGTTGATGCACTCGACTCTCAGTTTTACGAAGATCACCATCGAAGTGGCCGTTGTTATCTTAGTTTGACCGAG GACAAACATTGTTATTCAAGAGTCATTGAGATGCTTGTAAATGTTTGGGCATACCATAGTGCAAGAAGAATGATGTATGTGGACCCACAGACAGGCTTGATGGAGGAACAACATAAACTAAAAAACCGTAAAGGTAAAATGTGGGTGAAATGGTTCCAATTCAACACTCTTAAGAACATGGACGAGGAACTGGCCGAGGAGGCAGATTCTGACCGCCCAAAAAGGAGCTGGTTGTGGCCGTCAACTGGTGAAGTTTTCTGGCAAGGTAtctatgagaaagaaagaaatttgaaaaacaaagagaagGAGAAAAGGAGGCAACAGAGTAAGGATAAAATCAAAAGGATCAAGAATCGAACCCATCAAAAAGCATTAGGAAAATATGTGAAGCCTCCTCCTGAAGATTTGGAAAAATCAAacacaacgacaacaacaacagcaacagcaaggcTTATGAGGTAG